From a single Mycobacteriales bacterium genomic region:
- a CDS encoding CocE/NonD family hydrolase produces the protein MRRPHVLAALALLVALLAPAAAEPPPLASGPYQTGYLTMADGTQLRYTVFLPPGPGPFPTIMEYDVYAAGTNPEAGQSLFAPAMRAKGYAVLGVSARGSGCSSGEFDAFSPQSVLDGYAAVEWAASQPWSNGSVGMYGVSYPAIMSLYVAALRPPHLRAIAPGAALTDLYRDVAYPGGILNTSFVGLWTAEQKGTGYQDTALVVAADGGDLRCPVWTAGHQQPDRVAVAQAASAPYADDAFWSRSLGARIADVDVPVLSLTAWQDEQVGSRVASAYQALDPATSWHVVANGDHGVSVTAPAFAALEQEFFDRFVGGVANGFETATPHVQVWHEVQAPSYAPRWVTGHPAWPTVTPVTYALTADGRLASATPATPGAVSYAYPGTGTSTVASGLGVPGEPIAYAAPSTGAAFTTDPFGGDVELFGPASANLWLSSTARDTDLQVTLSEVRPDGQETFVQRGWLRASHRALDPSSTALLPVHPHTAASVAPLAPGVPTPVRVEVWPAGHVFRAGSRLRLTVEAPVGVTGLRQLAILPTPAVNTVHVGPLTPSRLVIGTVPATGVVAAYPECGTVVNQPCRTAS, from the coding sequence ATGCGCCGTCCCCACGTCCTCGCCGCCCTCGCGCTGCTCGTCGCGCTGCTCGCCCCCGCCGCCGCGGAGCCGCCGCCGCTGGCCAGCGGCCCGTACCAGACCGGCTACCTCACGATGGCCGACGGCACGCAGCTCCGGTACACGGTGTTCCTGCCGCCCGGCCCGGGGCCGTTCCCGACGATCATGGAGTACGACGTCTACGCCGCCGGCACCAACCCGGAGGCGGGGCAGAGCCTGTTCGCCCCGGCGATGCGGGCCAAGGGGTACGCCGTGCTCGGCGTCAGCGCCCGCGGCTCCGGCTGCTCGTCCGGCGAGTTCGACGCGTTCTCGCCGCAGTCCGTGCTCGACGGCTACGCCGCCGTCGAGTGGGCGGCGAGCCAGCCGTGGTCCAACGGCTCCGTCGGCATGTACGGCGTCTCGTACCCGGCGATCATGTCGCTCTACGTCGCCGCGCTGCGGCCGCCGCACCTGCGCGCGATCGCGCCCGGCGCGGCGCTCACCGACCTGTACCGCGACGTCGCGTACCCGGGCGGCATCCTCAACACGTCGTTCGTCGGGCTCTGGACCGCCGAGCAGAAGGGCACCGGCTACCAGGACACCGCGCTCGTCGTCGCCGCCGACGGCGGCGACCTCCGCTGCCCCGTCTGGACGGCCGGGCACCAGCAGCCGGACCGGGTCGCGGTCGCGCAGGCGGCGTCGGCGCCGTACGCGGACGACGCGTTCTGGTCGCGCAGCCTCGGCGCGCGGATCGCCGACGTCGACGTGCCCGTGCTCTCGCTCACGGCGTGGCAGGACGAGCAGGTCGGCAGCCGCGTCGCGTCCGCCTACCAGGCGCTCGACCCGGCGACCTCGTGGCACGTCGTCGCGAACGGCGACCACGGCGTCAGCGTCACCGCGCCGGCGTTCGCGGCGCTGGAGCAGGAGTTCTTCGACCGGTTCGTCGGCGGCGTCGCGAACGGCTTCGAGACGGCCACGCCGCACGTCCAGGTGTGGCACGAGGTGCAGGCGCCGTCGTACGCGCCGCGCTGGGTCACCGGGCACCCGGCGTGGCCGACCGTGACGCCGGTGACCTACGCGCTCACCGCCGACGGCCGCCTCGCCTCCGCGACGCCCGCGACCCCGGGCGCCGTCTCCTACGCCTACCCCGGCACCGGCACGTCGACGGTCGCCTCCGGCCTCGGCGTTCCCGGCGAGCCGATCGCGTACGCGGCGCCGTCGACGGGCGCGGCGTTCACGACCGACCCGTTCGGCGGCGACGTCGAGCTCTTCGGCCCGGCCAGCGCCAACCTCTGGCTCTCCTCCACCGCGCGCGACACCGACCTCCAGGTGACGCTGTCGGAGGTGCGGCCGGACGGGCAGGAGACGTTCGTGCAGCGCGGCTGGCTGCGCGCGTCGCACCGCGCGCTCGACCCGTCGTCCACGGCGCTGCTGCCGGTCCACCCGCACACGGCCGCGTCGGTCGCGCCGCTGGCGCCGGGCGTCCCGACGCCCGTTCGCGTCGAGGTCTGGCCGGCCGGCCACGTGTTCCGCGCCGGGTCGCGGCTGCGGCTCACCGTCGAGGCGCCCGTCGGCGTGACCGGGCTGCGCCAGCTCGCGATCCTGCCGACCCCGGCGGTGAACACCGTCCACGTCGGCCCGCTCACGCCGTCGCGGCTGGTGATCGGGACGGTGCCCGCGACCGGTGTCGTGGCGGCGTACCCCGAGTGCGGGACGGTCGTGAACCAGCCCTGCCGGACGGCGTCCTAG